One segment of Urocitellus parryii isolate mUroPar1 chromosome 5, mUroPar1.hap1, whole genome shotgun sequence DNA contains the following:
- the LOC144255125 gene encoding olfactory receptor 6C74-like, which yields MRNHTRLTVFILAGLTDDPELKVVLFVFLLLTYLLSVTGNLTIITLTLVDTDLKTPMYFFLRNFSFLEISYTTTCIPKLLAIMATGDKTISYASCVTQVFFAFLLGASEFYLLAAMSYDRYVAICRPLHYMTIMNSKICIQLVLSCWLAGFFVIFPPLILGLNIDFCASNIVDHFYCDTTPLMQISCTDTQLLEMMGFISALVTLLVTLVMVIVSYTYIALTILRIPSTSQRKKAFSTCSSHMIVISLSYGSCIFMYLKPSIKQRVSVSKGIAVLNTSVAPLLNPFIYTLRNQQVKKAFLNLIHRIVSFSKK from the coding sequence ATGAGAAACCACACAAGACTGACAGTGTTCATCCTGGCAGGTTTGACTGATGACCCAGAATTGAAAGTTGTGTTATTTGTCTTCCTGCTTCTTACCTACTTGCTGAGTGTCACTGGCAATCTCACCATCATCACACTTACCCTGGTAGATACGGACCTGAAGACCcccatgtattttttccttcGGAATTTCTCCTTCTTAGAAATTTCCTATACTACTACATGCATCCCTAAATTGCTGGCTATTATGGCAACTGGGGACAAGACCATTTCCTATGCCAGTTGTGTTACTCAAGTGTTTTTTGCCTTCCTACTTGGAGCATCAGAATTTTACTTGTTGGCAGCTAtgtcctatgaccgctatgtggccatctgtaggCCCCTTCATTACATGACCATCATGAACAGCAAAATCTGCATTCAGCTGGTCCTCAGTTGTTGGCTTGCTGGCTTTTTTGTCATCTTCCCACCACTTATCTTAGGTCTAAATATTGACTTCTGTGCCTCCAACATTGTTGATCATTTCTACTGTGACACTACACCCCTCATGCAGATCTCCTGCACAGACACACAGCTCCTGGAGATGATGGGATTCATCTCAGCTTTGGTGACACTCTTGGTCACATTAGTCATGGTGATAGTATCCTACACCTATATCGCCCTGACCATTCTAAGAATCCCTTCAACTAGTCAGAGGAAAAAGGCTTTTTCCACATGTTCTTCTCACATGATCGTGATTTCCCTTTCCTATGGCAGCTGCATCTTCATGTATCTTAAACCTTCAATCAAACAAAGAGTATCTGTTTCCAAGGGAATTGCTGTTCTCAATACCTCAGTAGCTCCACTTTTGAACCCTTTCATCTATACCTTACGGAATCAACAAGTGAAAAaagcctttttaaatttgatacatAGGATTGTGtctttttcaaagaaatga